In Leptolyngbya sp. SIO1E4, one DNA window encodes the following:
- a CDS encoding LCP family protein — protein MSNKRSSRPIRHYVPHSSAKSSRRFRIPKWLGLGIALFGVASVSAIGGGFLAVSLNSTPLLQNTLTEEESAFFNQDDPITSDSNLRLPKLTRPVNILVLGLKVLSSDIDELPLDVQELGYHALVDSFEGLSDTMLLIRFNPHTDQLVVMSLPRDTRTLVQGRMTKLNEANRDGGPALAAESVSDLLGGVTIDRYVRINVQGVEKLVDALGGVNINVPQDMKYQDDSQHLYINLKAGEQHLDGDQALQFLRFRYDEKGDIGRIQRQQMMMRAIVEQALTPKTIARAPKILSVIQSHVDTNLSVEELLALAGFASQTNAYNVQMLMLPGEFSNFNDYELSYWLPNIREIDAVVAEYFGYGTRQVAVSEDPQYLRIAIQDSTGDAIAVDSLIQTLYDSGYYNVYIEDDWNEELPITRVVAQTGDLASAETLQRFLGVGEVRVESTGSLDSDITIQLGHDWLDEYGTSSSL, from the coding sequence GTGTCTAACAAACGCTCTTCCCGTCCGATTCGTCACTACGTTCCCCACAGTTCTGCGAAGTCATCTCGTCGCTTCCGCATTCCTAAATGGCTAGGGTTAGGAATTGCGCTATTTGGGGTCGCCAGCGTGTCGGCGATCGGTGGCGGTTTCCTTGCGGTTTCCCTTAACAGTACGCCCTTATTACAAAACACCCTGACGGAGGAGGAGTCTGCCTTCTTCAATCAGGATGATCCCATCACCTCTGACAGTAATTTGCGGTTGCCTAAGCTCACCCGCCCGGTCAATATTTTGGTGTTGGGGCTCAAGGTGCTCAGCAGCGATATCGACGAACTGCCCCTAGATGTTCAAGAGCTGGGATACCACGCCCTGGTCGATTCTTTTGAAGGGCTGTCAGACACCATGCTGCTGATTCGGTTTAATCCTCATACTGATCAGCTGGTGGTGATGTCTTTGCCCCGTGATACCCGCACCCTGGTGCAGGGGCGCATGACCAAGCTTAACGAGGCCAATCGAGACGGTGGCCCGGCCCTAGCTGCTGAGTCCGTCAGTGATTTGCTGGGAGGGGTAACGATTGATCGCTATGTTCGTATTAACGTGCAAGGGGTCGAAAAACTGGTCGATGCGTTAGGGGGGGTGAATATCAACGTTCCCCAAGACATGAAGTATCAGGATGACAGCCAGCACCTATACATTAATCTGAAGGCGGGGGAACAACATCTGGACGGCGATCAAGCCCTACAGTTTCTACGCTTCCGCTATGACGAGAAGGGCGATATTGGGCGAATTCAGCGGCAGCAGATGATGATGCGAGCCATTGTAGAGCAGGCGCTCACCCCAAAGACGATCGCCCGCGCCCCTAAAATCCTTTCGGTGATTCAATCCCACGTAGACACTAACCTGAGTGTAGAAGAGCTGCTAGCACTGGCTGGGTTTGCCTCCCAAACCAACGCGTACAACGTCCAAATGTTGATGTTGCCAGGGGAATTTAGCAACTTCAATGACTATGAGCTGAGCTATTGGCTGCCGAACATCCGAGAAATTGATGCTGTGGTGGCTGAATATTTTGGCTATGGCACACGTCAGGTTGCGGTTTCTGAAGATCCTCAATATCTTCGCATTGCCATTCAAGACAGTACAGGAGATGCGATCGCAGTCGATAGCCTGATACAAACCCTGTACGACAGCGGCTACTACAACGTCTATATTGAAGACGACTGGAATGAAGAACTCCCGATTACGCGCGTGGTGGCTCAAACCGGTGACCTGGCCAGTGCTGAGACCTTGCAGCGCTTCTTGGGCGTAGGTGAAGTTCGAGTCGAGAGCACTGGGAGCCTTGACTCTGATATCACCATTCAGCTCGGGCATGATTGGTTAGACGAGTATGGTACCAGTTCAAGTCTCTAG
- a CDS encoding fatty acid desaturase family protein codes for MTSLKESAIDPRQILPIEDLKRLNERSNLKGGLQLLGHLAVMAGSGYLWATQRGQWAIALPALIIYGFSLASMFAAVHECVHRTAFASNRLNAGVGWVAGVLSFYNSTFYRRYHKWHHRYTQIPGKDPELEEPKPTTFQEYLWRVSGLPWWWGKVKGHWRVATGNMAEMPYIPEAAYGEVRRSTWLQLGVYAIAIGLSVVAHQPWFLLYWLLPLAVGQPILRLILLAEHTGCSHEDNPLTNTRTTLTTWPIKLLMWNMPFHAEHHLYPSIPFHQLAAAHGQLASKFAYVASGYVQVNRSIIANLGQAAP; via the coding sequence ATGACGTCGTTGAAAGAGAGCGCAATTGATCCGAGGCAGATATTGCCCATTGAGGATCTGAAACGGTTGAATGAGCGCTCTAACTTAAAAGGAGGACTACAACTGTTGGGCCACCTGGCCGTGATGGCGGGCAGTGGCTATCTGTGGGCAACTCAGCGGGGGCAGTGGGCGATCGCCCTACCCGCCCTGATTATCTACGGCTTTAGCCTGGCCTCCATGTTTGCGGCGGTGCATGAATGCGTTCACCGAACCGCCTTTGCCAGCAATCGGCTGAATGCTGGGGTGGGCTGGGTCGCGGGGGTGCTTTCCTTCTACAACAGCACCTTTTATCGGCGTTATCACAAATGGCACCACCGCTACACTCAAATCCCTGGGAAAGATCCTGAACTGGAGGAACCCAAACCCACCACATTTCAGGAATATCTCTGGCGTGTGAGTGGGCTGCCCTGGTGGTGGGGCAAGGTGAAGGGGCACTGGCGCGTAGCCACCGGCAATATGGCAGAGATGCCCTACATTCCTGAAGCTGCCTATGGCGAGGTGAGGCGTTCTACCTGGCTGCAGCTGGGGGTTTATGCGATCGCCATTGGCCTCTCTGTGGTTGCTCACCAGCCCTGGTTTTTGCTGTACTGGCTCTTGCCATTGGCGGTGGGGCAGCCTATTCTCCGCCTGATTCTGCTCGCCGAGCACACTGGCTGCAGCCATGAAGACAATCCCCTCACTAACACTCGCACCACCCTAACTACCTGGCCGATTAAGCTCCTCATGTGGAACATGCCCTTCCACGCTGAGCATCACCTTTATCCGTCAATTCCTTTCCATCAGCTCGCGGCTGCCCATGGGCAGCTGGCCTCCAAGTTTGCCTATGTGGCGTCGGGCTATGTGCAAGTGAACCGTTCTATCATTGCCAACCTTGGGCAAGCGGCTCCATGA
- a CDS encoding MerR family transcriptional regulator: MTLYKISAFSRLGQVSIKALRLYDQRNLLKPAQVDAETGYRYYQIEQLQRLHRILALKAMGLSLEQIGQILNDNLSLSQMQAMLRLKQADLQQQLIEAQQRLVTVNAHLQYLKEEHTMPDYEVVLKSVEPVHSVATIRDIIPTYPAVGQLFNELMAYLGQHHLQPQGYCAAIWHDAEYTEKDVDAEAIIAVPKTLSGTQRIQVRDLPALELVASIIHRGTYSTLNQAYGAITQWIEDNPYQIIGANREVYLKGGAEQDNPDYITEIQFPVMQIAG, from the coding sequence ATGACCCTCTATAAAATCAGCGCTTTTTCCCGCTTGGGGCAGGTCTCCATCAAGGCGCTGCGGCTTTACGATCAGCGCAATTTGCTTAAGCCCGCCCAGGTAGATGCAGAAACCGGCTATCGCTATTACCAAATCGAGCAGCTGCAGCGGCTGCACCGCATCCTGGCCCTTAAAGCCATGGGGCTATCGCTAGAGCAAATCGGCCAAATACTGAACGACAACCTATCGCTGAGCCAGATGCAAGCCATGTTACGGCTCAAGCAAGCCGACCTGCAGCAGCAACTCATAGAGGCACAACAACGCCTGGTCACTGTCAACGCCCATTTGCAATACCTCAAAGAAGAACACACCATGCCCGATTACGAAGTCGTCCTCAAATCAGTCGAGCCCGTTCATTCTGTGGCCACGATTCGAGACATCATCCCCACCTACCCTGCCGTGGGGCAACTGTTTAACGAACTCATGGCCTATCTGGGGCAACATCACCTGCAGCCCCAGGGCTACTGCGCCGCCATCTGGCACGACGCAGAATACACCGAAAAAGACGTCGATGCCGAAGCCATTATTGCCGTTCCTAAAACCCTGTCTGGCACTCAGCGCATCCAGGTACGAGATTTGCCTGCCCTAGAGCTAGTCGCCTCCATCATTCATCGAGGCACCTACAGCACCCTCAATCAAGCCTACGGGGCAATCACACAGTGGATTGAAGATAACCCCTATCAAATTATTGGCGCTAACCGCGAGGTCTATTTGAAAGGCGGCGCGGAGCAAGACAACCCCGATTACATCACTGAGATTCAGTTTCCGGTGATGCAGATCGCTGGGTAA
- a CDS encoding plasmid pRiA4b ORF-3 family protein, giving the protein MAEAAILRWQVWLADSDPPIWRRFQVSNQATLDDLHQVLQRVMGWHNSHLHAFNIRGDRYAPPLDPPLADTQDSTAVTLANLNFKADARFTYTYDFGDGWLHLLTLEAILVPDASLPTPHCLEGERACPPEDCGGVWGYEELLEQLGNPDTPDYEDLLNWVGADFDPEVFPIEAVNQQLNQLR; this is encoded by the coding sequence ATGGCGGAGGCGGCTATTTTGCGCTGGCAGGTTTGGTTAGCAGACAGTGATCCGCCCATTTGGCGACGGTTTCAGGTCAGCAACCAGGCCACCCTAGATGACTTGCACCAGGTCTTGCAGCGGGTGATGGGCTGGCACAATAGCCACCTGCATGCGTTCAACATCCGGGGCGATCGCTATGCCCCACCCCTTGATCCGCCGTTGGCCGACACCCAAGACTCAACCGCAGTTACCCTGGCTAATCTCAACTTCAAGGCTGACGCTCGCTTTACCTATACCTACGACTTTGGGGATGGCTGGCTTCATCTCCTGACGCTGGAGGCAATTTTGGTTCCTGACGCGTCTTTACCGACACCCCACTGCCTGGAAGGTGAAAGAGCCTGCCCCCCAGAAGATTGTGGCGGCGTGTGGGGCTATGAAGAGCTGCTAGAGCAACTCGGCAATCCCGACACCCCCGACTACGAAGACTTGCTGAATTGGGTCGGCGCTGACTTTGATCCAGAGGTCTTTCCGATTGAAGCAGTCAACCAGCAACTCAATCAGCTCCGATAA
- a CDS encoding alpha/beta fold hydrolase, producing MTLSAQSFTLKNFELQCGRVLPEATLVYQTYGQLASDRANVILYPTSYGAQHMDIDWLIGGDRILDPNRWFIVIVNQFGNGLSTSPSNDARCGLAEDGFWFTHFDNVRAQETLLREAFGVEKLALVYGWSMGAQQGYYWGTHYPDRVERIAALCGTAKTTEHNQIFLASLRSALTADPTWNGRRFDGIPDRGYRAYARIYASWAASQAYYREQLYRQFGYNSLEDYLVRSWEAGYRKRDPHNLIAMIDTWLRCDVGNTPLYQGDYAKALGSIQARTLVMPAETDLYFTPEDCKAEAALIPGADYRPIPSIWGHRAGNPYQNPEDEAFIRTAVQALLAG from the coding sequence ATGACGTTATCGGCTCAATCCTTTACGCTCAAAAACTTTGAGCTTCAGTGTGGCAGGGTCTTACCAGAGGCCACGCTGGTGTATCAGACCTATGGGCAGCTGGCCAGCGATCGCGCCAACGTCATTCTTTACCCCACGTCCTATGGGGCTCAGCATATGGATATTGACTGGCTGATTGGGGGCGATCGCATCCTCGACCCCAATCGCTGGTTTATCGTCATCGTTAATCAGTTTGGCAATGGGTTGTCCACATCGCCCAGCAATGATGCCCGGTGTGGGTTGGCCGAAGACGGGTTTTGGTTTACCCATTTTGATAACGTTCGAGCCCAGGAAACGCTCCTGCGCGAAGCGTTTGGGGTCGAAAAGTTAGCCCTGGTCTATGGCTGGTCGATGGGGGCTCAGCAGGGCTACTACTGGGGCACCCATTATCCCGACCGGGTTGAACGCATTGCAGCCCTGTGTGGAACCGCGAAAACGACCGAGCATAACCAGATCTTTTTAGCGAGTTTGCGATCGGCCCTGACCGCAGACCCCACCTGGAACGGTCGCCGCTTTGACGGCATCCCCGATCGCGGCTATCGGGCCTATGCCCGCATCTATGCAAGCTGGGCTGCCTCCCAGGCCTATTATCGAGAGCAGCTATATCGCCAGTTTGGCTACAACTCTCTGGAAGACTATTTGGTTCGCAGTTGGGAAGCGGGCTATCGCAAGCGCGACCCCCACAACCTGATTGCCATGATCGATACCTGGCTGCGGTGTGACGTTGGCAATACGCCACTGTATCAAGGAGACTACGCTAAAGCGCTTGGCTCAATTCAAGCGCGAACGTTGGTCATGCCTGCCGAAACCGATTTGTACTTCACACCAGAAGACTGCAAAGCCGAGGCCGCCCTGATCCCTGGTGCTGACTATCGCCCCATTCCCTCAATCTGGGGCCATCGGGCAGGCAACCCTTACCAAAACCCGGAGGATGAAGCCTTTATTCGGACGGCGGTGCAGGCGTTACTTGCCGGTTGA
- a CDS encoding mechanosensitive ion channel yields the protein MQEDFSQYIEVLQDLVTRFGLNLIAAIVIFLIGQWIAKRVRWLVRRLMSKGNMDPTLISFVSMLTYYLILAFVVIASLNRLGIQTASLIAVVGAAGLAVGLALQGSLSNFAAGVLIIIFRPFNVGDLIEAADVLGTVEEIQLFTTALITLDNKRVTVPNASLIGGNITNYTVTGKLRVDTVIGVAYDADIDRVKQVISEVLSSDPLVLQEPAPTIAVMELADSSVNFAVRPWAQPENYWSVYFNTYENVKKRLDAEGITIPFPQRDIHVFQNN from the coding sequence ATGCAAGAAGACTTCAGTCAATATATCGAAGTATTGCAAGATCTCGTGACCCGCTTTGGCCTTAATCTCATCGCCGCGATCGTCATCTTCCTTATCGGTCAGTGGATTGCCAAACGGGTGCGTTGGCTTGTCCGCCGATTAATGAGCAAGGGAAACATGGACCCCACCCTGATTTCCTTTGTCTCCATGCTGACCTACTACCTCATTCTGGCTTTTGTGGTGATTGCATCCCTGAATCGCCTGGGCATACAAACGGCATCTCTGATTGCAGTCGTAGGGGCTGCCGGTTTAGCTGTAGGTTTAGCACTGCAAGGGTCGCTGTCTAACTTTGCAGCTGGGGTTCTTATCATTATTTTCCGACCGTTTAACGTTGGCGACTTAATTGAAGCGGCGGATGTGTTGGGCACAGTCGAAGAGATCCAGCTATTTACCACCGCCCTCATAACGCTAGATAACAAGCGCGTGACTGTCCCCAATGCCAGCCTGATTGGGGGTAACATCACGAACTATACGGTTACCGGCAAGCTGCGGGTAGATACGGTTATCGGCGTTGCTTACGATGCTGATATTGATCGGGTAAAGCAGGTGATCTCTGAGGTGTTGAGTAGTGATCCCCTGGTTTTGCAAGAGCCCGCACCCACGATCGCGGTGATGGAACTTGCAGATAGCAGCGTCAATTTTGCGGTGCGCCCCTGGGCTCAACCAGAAAATTATTGGTCGGTCTATTTCAACACTTACGAAAATGTGAAAAAACGGCTGGATGCCGAAGGGATCACGATTCCTTTCCCTCAGCGCGACATTCACGTTTTTCAAAACAACTGA
- a CDS encoding ABC transporter substrate-binding protein, with amino-acid sequence MALKRCCLGILAGILAFMLSSCQLQSPPTADSGVVQLTLWQGIGPPPNRDVFQSLVQRFNDRHPEIQVESLYVGHPDQQIPKILTAVVGNAAPDILWYNPTLTGQLVELEAIEPLEDWLTRSPVRPQLDPALLETMEFEGHLWSIPFGSNNTAVFYRPSLFEAAGITAPPRTWDELLQAARALTQDTNGDGRIDQRGIFLSLGKGEWNVFVWLPFVYSAGGWLNQGAKPDLVNEGAIAALTFAQTLVQAGTAMLSPPERGFEIDNFLTGKVAMQITGPWTLAQMQSAGVDFDVFPLPINQTPAAVLGGENFFLCRTTPEKRQAALTFLEYILSAEFQQDWALQTGFLPVNLTVQDSEAYQQFVADNPLLQVFLDQMAWARSRPVIPGYPYLSENFGRAIEATLLGADPTEALQQSQRRLDLIFGE; translated from the coding sequence ATGGCACTTAAGCGCTGTTGTTTAGGAATTTTGGCGGGGATTCTGGCATTCATGCTCAGCAGTTGTCAGCTGCAATCGCCGCCGACCGCTGATTCAGGGGTTGTTCAGCTCACTCTCTGGCAAGGCATTGGCCCACCCCCCAATCGAGATGTCTTTCAGTCTCTGGTGCAGCGCTTTAACGATCGCCACCCTGAGATTCAGGTGGAATCTTTGTATGTGGGGCATCCTGATCAGCAAATCCCCAAAATTTTGACCGCTGTGGTCGGCAACGCCGCCCCCGATATTCTGTGGTACAACCCCACATTGACGGGGCAACTTGTCGAGCTAGAAGCCATTGAACCGCTAGAAGACTGGCTGACGCGATCGCCCGTTAGGCCTCAGCTTGACCCGGCGCTGCTAGAAACGATGGAATTTGAAGGCCACCTGTGGTCGATTCCCTTTGGCTCGAATAACACAGCGGTGTTCTATCGGCCTAGCCTATTCGAAGCCGCAGGCATTACAGCCCCTCCCCGCACGTGGGATGAATTGCTTCAGGCGGCTCGTGCCCTGACCCAAGACACGAACGGAGACGGGCGCATCGATCAGCGGGGGATTTTTCTGTCTTTGGGCAAGGGGGAGTGGAACGTCTTTGTGTGGTTACCCTTCGTTTACAGTGCTGGGGGGTGGCTGAACCAAGGTGCAAAACCAGACTTGGTGAATGAGGGGGCGATCGCTGCTCTGACCTTTGCCCAAACCCTGGTGCAAGCGGGCACCGCCATGCTGTCGCCCCCAGAGCGGGGGTTTGAGATCGACAACTTTCTCACCGGCAAAGTCGCGATGCAAATTACTGGGCCGTGGACGCTGGCCCAAATGCAGTCTGCCGGGGTGGACTTTGACGTGTTTCCCTTACCCATCAACCAAACACCGGCGGCTGTTCTGGGGGGCGAAAACTTCTTCCTATGCCGCACAACCCCCGAAAAACGTCAGGCTGCCCTCACGTTTTTGGAATACATTCTCAGTGCTGAGTTTCAGCAAGACTGGGCCTTGCAGACCGGATTTTTGCCGGTGAATCTGACGGTTCAAGACAGTGAAGCGTACCAGCAATTTGTGGCTGATAACCCTTTACTTCAGGTCTTTTTAGACCAAATGGCTTGGGCTCGCTCTCGTCCGGTGATTCCGGGCTATCCTTACCTGTCAGAGAATTTTGGTCGGGCGATCGAGGCGACACTGTTGGGGGCAGATCCGACCGAAGCGCTGCAGCAGTCTCAACGCCGTTTAGACTTAATCTTTGGGGAGTAA
- a CDS encoding HEAT repeat domain-containing protein, which translates to MIVLETLLAVATEKVGERLLTGLNAKLNPQALETFLRQAVKAANEAQPDLFFSFQEDGVQGYGAFLNQFFKGRACSELQKPLEETQGYPDVALLTEALWKDAVEHPKLNCLNKANIEPWMQEFVATYFRETNRSLQFQIIQADYCDQIRRVFDDVKFAGIAVEGQDIDRAERLADIFVMPDVQEDDAGMRGISDDMPPEAMEDPQQRLLWEQRQQILISKQRTSGGNFSAADLLTKGKTNRAVLLGAPGSGKTTLMNYFAVIACSRDQLDENRGSPTFPISRTSLVPILIRIRDLARQPDLSILEFVQDFAQKDLAITRDLTGFFQYYLENGNTLILLDGLDEVADIAQRYKVVEKIEAFLSQFEHCPAIITSRPAGYKRDFFRTDEYPHYELQPFNDEKIETFIDHWYDSRFELESERERRQTSLRKALNDQPRIKQLARNPLLLTIIALIHRYQAKLPKERYKLYDKAVETLLTTWDSNKELSNHEILEYLELDDLRRLMERLAYWIHCQGGTGDTEGGTLIDRDELITQLTQYIREMKRVERHQAKAEAKRFLEQIVRDRAGLLSLQGQDRYAFVHKTFQEYLTAMEIRDRQEEGFEVVLEHIEEYLHNPHWEEVLLLLIAQQKRNNPIKVLQAILAHDTPYERWLHRNLLFAGRVLAENVPVADTELAGSIISHLMELDVTQSPLGTDKLRSRIFRVVSSLSETAFEDIALKLLENHKNDLGRWRYLDYQGALAPDQAVGLLLVLLQDDESDVRYRAAEALGQLGQGSDAVVAALLPLLQDDESDVRSHAAEALVKLGQGSNAVVATLLPLLQDDESDVRSHAAEALVKLGQGSNAVVATLLPLLQDDKFFVRSRTAEALGQLGQGSDAVVAALLPLLQDDESLVRSSAAEALGQLGQGSDAVVAALLPLLQDDKFFVRSSAAEALGQLGQGSDAVVAALLPLLQDDESFVRFSAALALAKLGQGSDAVVAALLPLLQDDEFFVRSSAALALVKLGQGSDAVVAALLPLLQDDKSFVRSRTAEALGPLGQGSNAVIAALLPLLQDDESLVRSRAAVALGQLGQGSDAVVAALLSLLQDDESFMRSRAAVALVKLGQGSDAVVAALLPLLQDDESLVRSRATVALINLDKQSDQVEPALVQWIEQHQTEDFVGQGVDVLWELVG; encoded by the coding sequence ATGATCGTCCTTGAAACCCTCCTCGCCGTTGCTACCGAGAAAGTTGGTGAGAGGCTTCTCACTGGCCTCAACGCCAAACTGAACCCCCAAGCGCTTGAAACCTTCTTAAGGCAAGCGGTAAAGGCGGCGAATGAAGCTCAGCCGGATCTTTTCTTCTCTTTTCAGGAGGATGGGGTGCAGGGCTATGGGGCTTTTCTCAATCAGTTCTTTAAAGGACGCGCCTGCTCGGAATTGCAAAAGCCATTGGAAGAAACCCAAGGTTATCCAGACGTTGCCTTGTTAACTGAAGCCCTTTGGAAGGACGCTGTAGAGCACCCGAAGCTCAACTGTTTGAACAAAGCCAACATTGAGCCCTGGATGCAGGAATTTGTCGCCACCTATTTCCGCGAGACTAACCGATCGCTCCAGTTTCAGATTATTCAGGCCGATTACTGTGACCAGATTCGCCGTGTCTTTGACGATGTGAAATTTGCAGGCATCGCCGTTGAGGGGCAAGACATAGACCGCGCTGAGCGCTTGGCCGACATTTTTGTGATGCCGGATGTGCAAGAAGACGACGCAGGAATGCGAGGCATCTCAGACGACATGCCACCTGAAGCCATGGAGGATCCGCAACAGCGCCTTCTGTGGGAGCAGCGCCAACAGATTTTGATCTCTAAACAGCGCACCAGCGGAGGCAACTTCTCAGCCGCAGATCTGCTGACCAAAGGCAAAACCAACCGCGCGGTGCTATTGGGAGCACCCGGCTCAGGCAAAACGACCCTGATGAACTACTTTGCCGTAATCGCCTGTTCAAGAGATCAACTCGATGAGAATCGTGGCTCCCCTACCTTCCCCATCTCTCGCACCTCCCTCGTGCCCATCCTCATTCGTATCCGAGATCTCGCCCGCCAGCCCGATCTCTCTATCCTCGAATTTGTGCAAGATTTTGCCCAAAAAGACCTCGCAATCACACGCGATCTCACTGGCTTTTTTCAATATTACTTAGAGAACGGCAACACCCTGATCCTGCTGGATGGGCTGGATGAAGTGGCGGATATTGCGCAGCGCTACAAAGTCGTGGAGAAAATTGAAGCCTTTCTCAGTCAGTTTGAGCACTGCCCCGCCATCATCACCTCTCGCCCAGCCGGATACAAACGCGACTTCTTTCGGACTGATGAATATCCCCATTATGAGCTGCAGCCCTTTAACGATGAAAAAATTGAAACCTTCATCGACCATTGGTACGACAGCCGCTTTGAACTAGAAAGTGAGCGAGAACGGCGGCAAACTAGCTTGCGCAAGGCCCTCAATGACCAGCCCCGCATTAAACAGCTGGCCCGTAATCCGCTGTTGCTCACGATCATTGCACTGATCCATCGCTATCAGGCCAAACTACCGAAAGAACGCTACAAGCTGTATGACAAAGCAGTAGAAACCCTACTCACCACCTGGGATAGTAACAAAGAACTGAGCAATCACGAGATTTTGGAATACCTGGAACTGGACGACCTGCGGCGGCTGATGGAACGGCTAGCCTATTGGATTCACTGCCAGGGGGGGACTGGAGATACTGAAGGCGGCACGCTGATTGACCGGGATGAATTGATTACTCAGCTGACGCAGTACATCCGAGAAATGAAGCGGGTGGAGCGGCACCAGGCTAAGGCGGAAGCTAAACGCTTTTTAGAACAGATTGTGCGCGATCGGGCGGGATTGTTGAGTCTGCAAGGGCAAGACCGCTATGCGTTTGTGCACAAAACCTTTCAGGAATACCTGACAGCGATGGAAATTCGAGATCGGCAGGAGGAAGGGTTTGAGGTAGTGCTGGAACACATTGAAGAATACCTGCATAATCCCCATTGGGAGGAGGTGTTGCTGCTGTTGATTGCCCAGCAGAAGCGAAATAACCCGATCAAGGTGTTGCAGGCAATTTTGGCCCACGACACGCCGTATGAGCGATGGCTGCATCGTAACCTGCTATTTGCAGGGAGAGTACTGGCTGAGAACGTTCCGGTTGCGGATACCGAATTAGCGGGCTCCATTATCAGCCACCTTATGGAATTAGACGTTACCCAATCGCCACTGGGAACTGACAAGCTACGCAGTCGAATTTTCCGCGTTGTTAGCAGCCTGTCTGAAACTGCTTTTGAAGACATTGCCCTGAAGCTGTTAGAGAATCATAAAAATGACCTAGGACGTTGGCGATACTTAGATTACCAAGGTGCATTAGCACCAGATCAAGCAGTTGGGTTGCTGTTAGTTCTGCTCCAAGATGACGAGTCTGATGTGCGTTATCGCGCCGCTGAGGCGTTGGGACAGCTGGGGCAGGGCAGCGATGCGGTGGTCGCGGCCTTACTCCCCTTGCTCCAAGATGACGAGTCTGATGTGCGTTCTCACGCCGCTGAGGCGTTGGTAAAGCTGGGACAGGGCAGCAATGCGGTGGTCGCGACCTTACTCCCCTTGCTCCAAGATGACGAGTCTGATGTGCGTTCTCACGCCGCTGAGGCGTTGGTAAAGCTGGGACAGGGCAGCAATGCGGTGGTCGCGACCTTACTCCCCTTGCTCCAAGATGACAAATTTTTTGTGCGTTCTCGCACTGCGGAGGCGTTGGGACAGCTGGGGCAGGGCAGCGATGCGGTGGTCGCGGCCTTACTCCCCTTGCTCCAAGATGACGAGTCTCTTGTGCGTTCTAGCGCCGCTGAGGCGTTGGGACAGCTGGGGCAGGGCAGCGATGCGGTGGTCGCGGCCTTACTCCCCTTGCTCCAAGATGACAAGTTTTTTGTGCGTTCTAGCGCCGCTGAGGCGTTGGGACAGCTGGGGCAGGGCAGCGATGCGGTGGTCGCGGCCTTACTCCCCTTGCTCCAAGATGACGAGTCTTTTGTGCGTTTTAGCGCCGCTTTAGCGTTGGCAAAGCTGGGGCAGGGCAGCGATGCGGTGGTCGCGGCCTTACTCCCCTTGCTCCAAGATGACGAGTTTTTTGTGCGTTCTAGCGCCGCTTTAGCGTTGGTAAAGCTGGGGCAGGGCAGCGATGCGGTAGTCGCGGCCCTACTCCCCTTGCTCCAAGATGACAAGTCTTTTGTGCGTTCTCGCACTGCGGAGGCGTTGGGACCGCTGGGGCAGGGCAGCAATGCGGTGATCGCGGCCTTACTCCCCTTGCTCCAAGATGACGAGTCTCTTGTGCGTTCTCGCGCCGCTGTTGCGTTGGGACAGCTGGGGCAGGGCTCTGATGCAGTGGTCGCGGCCTTACTCTCCTTACTCCAAGATGACGAGTCTTTTATGCGTTCTCGCGCCGCTGTTGCGTTGGTAAAACTGGGGCAGGGCAGCGATGCGGTGGTCGCGGCCTTACTCCCCTTGCTTCAAGATGACGAGTCTCTTGTGCGTTCTCGCGCCACTGTTGCGTTGATTAATCTTGATAAACAGTCAGATCAGGTTGAACCGGCTCTGGTTCAGTGGATCGAGCAACATCAAACCGAAGACTTTGTGGGTCAGGGGGTTGATGTGCTGTGGGAACTGGTGGGCTGA